A genome region from Pseudomonas sp. N3-W includes the following:
- a CDS encoding efflux transporter outer membrane subunit — MKAPLTLLAASLLLAACSSPAPRPDSGLQPPAAWQSPNNANTVQSNRQWWTHFASAQLDGLIEQARLGSFDLAAAVARVRQAEASAVIAGAPLLPEIKAGLNANRQRLIHGKGYSQLDVSPSNRSLDYYDAELSASYEIDFWGGKRATRDSAVFGLQASEFDRATVELTLFSGVANSYTQALSLREQGRIAELNLANAQSVLHLVQTRYDAGSATALELAQQKSLVAEQQRKLPLVQQQAREALITLAALLGQPVQELTLTPQPFDQLQWPDIASGVPSDLLRRRPDIASAEARLAAAQADVTVARAAMLPKVTLTASLGTGADMASELMRTTFYNLSSGLVAPVFNNGRLSAERDKATARQQELLETYRGAIINGFADVEKALTGIRGLDEQRRWQHEELTQAQTAFDIAQSRYQAGAEDLLTVLQTQRTLYAAQDMNVQLRLSRLQASIALYKALGGGWQVI, encoded by the coding sequence CCCGACAGCGGCCTGCAACCGCCCGCCGCGTGGCAGTCGCCCAACAACGCCAACACCGTGCAGAGCAACCGGCAATGGTGGACCCACTTCGCCAGTGCGCAACTGGACGGCTTGATCGAACAGGCGCGGCTGGGCAGCTTTGACCTGGCCGCTGCGGTGGCGCGGGTGCGTCAGGCCGAAGCCAGCGCGGTGATTGCGGGCGCCCCGCTGCTGCCCGAAATCAAGGCCGGCCTGAACGCCAATCGCCAGCGGCTGATCCACGGCAAGGGCTACAGCCAGCTGGATGTCAGCCCGAGCAACCGCTCGCTGGATTACTACGACGCCGAACTGAGCGCCAGTTACGAAATCGATTTCTGGGGCGGTAAACGTGCCACCCGGGACAGCGCCGTGTTCGGCTTGCAGGCCAGCGAGTTCGACCGCGCCACCGTCGAACTGACCTTGTTCAGCGGCGTCGCCAACAGTTACACCCAGGCCTTGTCGCTGCGTGAACAGGGGCGGATTGCCGAACTGAACCTGGCCAACGCGCAAAGCGTCCTGCACCTGGTGCAAACCCGCTACGACGCCGGCAGCGCGACGGCCCTGGAACTGGCTCAGCAGAAAAGCCTGGTGGCCGAGCAGCAACGCAAGTTGCCGCTGGTGCAACAACAGGCCCGCGAAGCGCTGATCACCCTGGCCGCCTTGCTCGGCCAACCGGTGCAGGAACTGACCCTGACGCCGCAACCGTTCGACCAGTTGCAATGGCCGGACATCGCCAGCGGCGTGCCCAGCGACTTGCTGCGCCGCCGTCCCGACATCGCCAGCGCCGAAGCCAGACTGGCCGCCGCCCAGGCCGATGTGACGGTGGCCCGTGCGGCGATGCTGCCCAAAGTCACGCTCACCGCCAGCCTCGGCACCGGCGCCGACATGGCCTCGGAGCTGATGCGCACGACCTTCTACAATTTGTCGTCGGGGCTTGTGGCGCCGGTCTTCAACAACGGCCGCCTGAGCGCCGAACGCGACAAGGCCACGGCACGTCAGCAAGAGCTGCTGGAAACGTATCGCGGGGCGATCATCAATGGTTTTGCCGATGTCGAGAAAGCACTGACCGGGATTCGTGGTCTTGATGAACAACGTCGGTGGCAGCATGAAGAACTGACCCAGGCACAAACCGCATTCGACATTGCCCAGAGTCGCTACCAGGCCGGAGCTGAAGACCTGCTTACGGTGCTGCAAACACAGCGCACGCTGTATGCGGCTCAGGATATGAATGTGCAGCTGCGGTTGTCGCGATTGCAGGCGAGTATCGCGCTGTACAAGGCGCTGGGTGGGGGTTGGCAGGTTATCTGA
- a CDS encoding PvdJ/PvdD/PvdP-like protein, with protein sequence MTISRRWFMAGLALTGAALPAAFYAHRELTREEEPITPGEATVDLADTAGQQLADSLRGVWDIRFTGTDAGLDGLPHEGVELFLDSAHRGRGLRGYLDTGVNLRAEQAPRYQVIGDLAPGNGAELYWRLMRSDAPSAPPVYEFKVRLDEVWAAFGNAGSGTFNGQVLRLDRPLALPEQDNRFIAIKRRFPEARERTGLNPPLLAWLVAPEHRLFHQLWHASRDKWHKLSDKKRDALRGIGWQPGPRDKERDARGPRKDRNGSGIDFFFMHRHMLGIARSKQDLPSWPAFPMPQPELERDRQGFARYFDNHDGNALPPTWLTDGDDEYTKWVSDIKAAETYHSNFQVWESQYRDPRYLSKMTLGQFGSEVELGLHDWLHMRWASVARDPSNNIPVPMARDQADFAARWYAPENDFLGDPFSSHVNPVFWRFHGWIDDRVEDWFRAHERFHPGEVSRLEVNGVPWFAPGRWVEVDDPWLGPDTHGCSTVPGLQLGRSVEMDPETMKLALRITFGDEDNMADLLRKVPQRPWYARHLKVKGWAV encoded by the coding sequence ATGACGATTTCTCGACGCTGGTTCATGGCGGGCCTGGCACTCACGGGCGCTGCGCTGCCCGCCGCCTTTTATGCACATCGTGAGCTGACCCGTGAGGAGGAGCCGATCACCCCCGGCGAAGCCACGGTCGACTTGGCGGACACCGCCGGGCAACAGCTGGCCGACAGCCTGCGCGGGGTCTGGGACATACGGTTCACCGGCACTGACGCCGGGCTCGATGGCCTGCCACACGAGGGCGTGGAGCTGTTTCTCGACAGCGCCCACCGTGGTCGCGGTTTGCGCGGTTACCTGGACACAGGCGTCAACCTGCGCGCGGAGCAGGCGCCGCGTTATCAGGTGATCGGCGATCTCGCACCGGGCAATGGCGCCGAGTTGTACTGGCGGCTGATGCGCAGCGACGCACCATCCGCGCCGCCGGTGTATGAGTTCAAGGTCAGGCTGGACGAGGTCTGGGCGGCGTTCGGCAATGCCGGCAGCGGCACGTTCAATGGTCAGGTGCTGCGCCTGGATCGGCCGCTGGCCTTGCCCGAGCAGGACAATCGTTTTATCGCCATCAAGCGCCGGTTTCCCGAAGCGCGGGAGCGAACCGGTTTGAATCCGCCGCTGCTGGCATGGCTGGTGGCGCCCGAGCACCGGCTGTTCCATCAGCTCTGGCATGCCTCCCGGGACAAGTGGCACAAGCTCTCGGACAAGAAGCGCGATGCCCTGCGCGGCATCGGCTGGCAGCCCGGCCCACGGGACAAGGAGCGTGATGCGCGAGGGCCACGCAAGGATCGCAACGGCTCGGGCATCGACTTTTTCTTCATGCACCGGCACATGCTGGGCATCGCCCGTTCCAAACAGGATTTGCCATCGTGGCCGGCGTTTCCGATGCCGCAGCCGGAACTTGAGCGTGATCGTCAGGGCTTCGCCCGCTATTTCGATAACCACGACGGCAACGCCTTGCCGCCGACCTGGCTGACCGACGGCGACGACGAGTACACCAAGTGGGTCAGCGATATCAAAGCCGCCGAGACCTATCACAGCAATTTCCAGGTCTGGGAGTCGCAGTACCGTGACCCGCGCTATCTGTCGAAAATGACCCTCGGCCAGTTCGGCTCGGAGGTCGAACTGGGCCTGCACGACTGGCTGCACATGCGCTGGGCGTCGGTGGCGCGCGATCCGTCGAACAATATCCCGGTGCCGATGGCCCGTGATCAGGCCGACTTCGCAGCCCGTTGGTATGCCCCGGAAAATGACTTTCTCGGCGACCCGTTTTCGTCCCATGTGAACCCGGTGTTCTGGCGCTTTCACGGCTGGATCGACGACCGTGTCGAAGACTGGTTCCGTGCCCATGAAAGGTTTCATCCGGGCGAAGTCAGTCGGCTGGAGGTCAACGGCGTGCCGTGGTTCGCGCCGGGGCGCTGGGTGGAAGTCGATGACCCGTGGCTCGGCCCGGACACCCACGGCTGTAGCACGGTGCCCGGTTTGCAGCTGGGGCGCTCGGTGGAAATGGACCCGGAAACCATGAAGCTGGCGTTGCGCATCACCTTTGGCGATGAAGACAACATGGCTGACCTGCTGCGCAAAGTGCCGCAACGGCCGTGGTATGCGCGGCATCTGAAGGTCAAGGGGTGGGCGGTTTAG
- the pvdM gene encoding pyoverdine-tailoring dipeptidase-like protein PvdM, with protein sequence MTKTRSKKALYIGLPLALAIGAGAGFLAWDYWFRNNPGYPVKVMKQATELQDRILSFDSHITVPLSFGAHGNEADKDGAGQFDLIKANRGRLSGAALTVFGWPEMWNGPNAPHRPTEGFVEEARNQQEVRYKIISGLVRDFPNQVGIAYTPDDFRRLHGEGKFAIFISMLNAYPLGNDLNKLDLWAARGMRMFGFSYIGNNSWADSSRPLPFFNDSPDALDGLSDIGKQAVQRLNDLGVIIDVSQMSTKGLEQVAQLSRTPMVASHSAPRASVDIPRNLSDKELQLIKNSGGVVQVVGFSQYLKPLTQGTQDKLNALRARFDLPPLPNLAMALMPGDPIITAWSEHKLGQYASGLYAILEEEPKATLKDLGDAIDYTVRKIGIDHVGIASDFNDGGGIKGWENVSEVRNVTAELLQRGYSEADIAKLWGGNFLRVWEQVQKAAKP encoded by the coding sequence ATGACAAAAACGCGTTCGAAAAAGGCTTTGTACATCGGCCTGCCACTGGCCCTGGCCATCGGTGCCGGCGCCGGCTTCCTGGCCTGGGACTACTGGTTTCGGAACAACCCCGGCTACCCGGTCAAGGTGATGAAACAGGCCACCGAGTTGCAGGACCGGATCCTCTCCTTCGACAGCCACATCACCGTGCCGCTGAGCTTCGGCGCCCACGGCAACGAGGCGGACAAGGACGGCGCCGGGCAGTTCGACCTGATCAAGGCCAATCGCGGACGCCTGTCCGGCGCGGCCCTGACCGTGTTCGGCTGGCCGGAAATGTGGAACGGCCCGAACGCGCCGCACCGCCCTACCGAAGGCTTCGTCGAAGAGGCACGCAATCAGCAGGAGGTGCGCTACAAGATCATCTCCGGACTGGTGCGCGATTTCCCCAATCAGGTCGGCATCGCCTACACCCCGGACGACTTCCGGCGCCTGCACGGTGAAGGCAAGTTCGCGATTTTCATCAGCATGCTCAACGCCTACCCGCTGGGCAACGACCTGAACAAACTGGACCTGTGGGCCGCTCGCGGCATGCGCATGTTCGGCTTCAGCTACATCGGCAACAACAGCTGGGCCGATTCTTCGCGGCCGCTGCCGTTCTTCAATGATTCGCCCGACGCCCTCGACGGTCTCTCGGACATCGGCAAACAGGCCGTGCAGCGGCTCAACGACCTGGGCGTGATCATCGACGTGTCGCAGATGTCGACCAAGGGCCTGGAGCAAGTGGCGCAACTGAGCCGCACGCCGATGGTCGCCTCGCACTCGGCGCCCCGCGCGTCGGTGGACATCCCGCGCAACCTCAGCGACAAGGAATTGCAGCTGATCAAGAACAGCGGCGGCGTGGTGCAGGTGGTCGGCTTTTCGCAGTACCTCAAACCGCTGACCCAGGGCACCCAGGACAAACTCAATGCCCTGCGCGCACGCTTCGACCTGCCGCCGCTGCCGAATCTGGCCATGGCGCTGATGCCCGGCGACCCGATCATCACCGCCTGGTCCGAACACAAACTCGGTCAGTACGCCAGCGGCCTGTACGCGATCCTTGAAGAAGAACCCAAGGCGACGCTCAAGGACTTGGGCGATGCCATCGACTACACCGTGCGCAAGATCGGCATCGACCACGTCGGCATCGCCTCGGATTTCAACGACGGCGGCGGCATCAAGGGCTGGGAGAACGTCAGCGAAGTGCGCAACGTGACTGCCGAACTGCTTCAGCGCGGCTACTCCGAAGCGGACATCGCCAAGCTCTGGGGCGGCAACTTCCTGCGGGTCTGGGAACAGGTGCAGAAAGCTGCCAAACCCTGA
- a CDS encoding formylglycine-generating enzyme family protein, whose protein sequence is MKKPLMSSSLKALSAIALTALLASLVPGVAQAATPPVPGKVFKDCKDCPEMVVLPTGSYTMGTPEDEVGREPDEGPRHQVTFTKPFAISRFQVLVSEWDAYVRETGNKPYDFDDRPGRRCTAGKPSFAQTPRDPAVCMNVAEAQGYIDWLSKKTGQAYRLQSESIREYAARGGSTGAFPFPFDEGSEYQISKHANTYGAADGYNFTSPAGTFPPNAFGVYDMHGNVYEWTADCYHKDYSGVPTDGSSWVQANCERQVMRGNDWGEAPVFSRSGNRNSSWPTSKGDWLGFRVVRDL, encoded by the coding sequence ATGAAAAAGCCCCTCATGTCATCTTCACTCAAGGCCTTGTCGGCCATTGCCCTGACGGCCCTGCTCGCCAGCCTGGTGCCCGGCGTCGCGCAGGCGGCCACCCCGCCAGTGCCCGGCAAGGTGTTCAAGGACTGCAAGGACTGCCCGGAAATGGTGGTGCTGCCGACCGGCAGCTACACCATGGGCACACCGGAGGATGAAGTCGGACGCGAGCCGGATGAAGGCCCGCGTCACCAAGTGACCTTCACCAAACCCTTTGCCATCAGCCGCTTCCAGGTATTGGTCAGCGAATGGGACGCGTATGTCCGTGAAACCGGCAACAAGCCCTACGATTTCGACGACCGACCGGGCCGTCGTTGCACCGCGGGCAAGCCGAGCTTCGCGCAAACCCCACGGGACCCGGCGGTGTGCATGAACGTGGCCGAAGCCCAGGGCTACATTGACTGGCTGTCGAAGAAAACCGGTCAGGCCTATCGCCTGCAAAGCGAATCGATCCGCGAATACGCCGCCCGTGGTGGCAGCACCGGCGCCTTCCCGTTCCCGTTCGATGAAGGCAGCGAGTACCAGATTTCCAAACACGCCAACACTTATGGCGCTGCCGACGGCTACAACTTCACCTCCCCGGCAGGCACTTTCCCGCCCAACGCTTTTGGTGTGTACGACATGCACGGCAACGTCTATGAGTGGACCGCCGACTGTTACCACAAAGATTATTCCGGCGTGCCGACCGACGGCAGTTCGTGGGTGCAGGCCAACTGTGAACGTCAGGTGATGCGCGGCAACGACTGGGGTGAAGCCCCGGTGTTCTCCCGTTCCGGCAATCGCAACAGCAGCTGGCCGACCAGCAAAGGCGACTGGCTGGGCTTTCGCGTAGTGCGCGACCTCTGA
- a CDS encoding cyclic peptide export ABC transporter, whose translation MTKPTRGAINELFALLKPFRLIVSVSIMLGMIGGLSVTVLLATINNALHSADGLTRTVVMIFAGLCVVALLTSILSDIGTNYVGQHIIARLRKELGEKVLSAPIDQIERYRSHRLIPVLTHDVDTISDFAFAFAPLAISLTVTLGCLGYLAMLSWPMFLMMLVAIAIGTTIQAIARAKGMRGFYAARDCEDELQKHYNAIAEGAKELRIHRPRRQRMFVSGIQKTAEKICDTQIRSINTFVIAKSFGSMLFFVVIGLALALQSFWPSSDKAVMSGFVLVLLYMKGPLEHLVSTLPIISRAQIAFRRIAELSEQFSSPEPHLLLEDQGSKPGPVHSLELSNVRYAFPAVEGSEPFRLGPVNLKIAQGDIVFIVGENGCGKTTLIKLLLGLYSPTEGEIRVNGQPITALNRDDYRQHFTTVFADYYLFDDLIQGDQQVPQDATRYLERLEIAHKVSVRDGAFSTTDLSTGQRKRLALVNAWLEERPVLVFDEWAADQDPTFRRIFYTELLPDLKRLGKTIIVISHDDRYFDVADQLVRMEAGKVKSELQPA comes from the coding sequence ATGACCAAGCCAACGCGTGGGGCGATCAACGAATTGTTCGCCCTGCTCAAGCCCTTCCGCCTGATCGTCTCGGTGTCCATCATGCTCGGCATGATCGGCGGCCTGAGCGTCACCGTGTTGCTGGCGACCATCAACAATGCCCTGCACTCGGCCGACGGCCTGACCCGCACCGTGGTCATGATCTTCGCCGGCCTGTGCGTGGTGGCGCTGCTGACCTCGATCCTGTCCGACATCGGCACCAACTACGTCGGCCAACACATCATCGCCAGGCTGCGCAAGGAACTGGGGGAGAAAGTGCTGTCGGCGCCAATCGACCAGATCGAACGCTACCGCAGTCACCGCTTGATCCCGGTGCTGACCCACGACGTCGACACCATCAGCGACTTCGCCTTCGCCTTTGCACCACTGGCCATTTCCCTGACCGTGACCCTCGGTTGCCTCGGTTATCTGGCCATGCTGTCGTGGCCGATGTTCCTGATGATGCTGGTGGCCATCGCCATCGGCACCACCATCCAGGCGATTGCCCGGGCCAAGGGCATGCGCGGTTTCTACGCGGCGCGCGACTGCGAAGACGAACTGCAAAAGCACTACAACGCGATTGCCGAAGGTGCCAAGGAACTGCGCATTCATCGCCCGCGCCGTCAGCGCATGTTCGTTTCCGGTATTCAGAAGACCGCCGAGAAAATCTGCGACACGCAGATCCGTTCGATCAACACCTTTGTGATCGCCAAGTCGTTCGGCTCGATGCTGTTCTTTGTGGTCATTGGCCTGGCGCTGGCCCTGCAGTCGTTCTGGCCCAGCTCCGACAAGGCAGTGATGAGCGGTTTTGTGCTGGTGCTGCTGTATATGAAAGGGCCGCTGGAGCATCTGGTCAGCACCTTGCCGATCATCAGCCGCGCGCAGATTGCCTTCCGCCGCATTGCCGAATTGAGCGAGCAGTTTTCGTCGCCGGAGCCGCACCTGTTGCTGGAAGATCAAGGCAGCAAACCCGGCCCGGTGCACAGTCTGGAACTGAGCAACGTGCGCTACGCCTTCCCGGCCGTGGAAGGCAGCGAGCCGTTCCGCCTAGGCCCGGTGAACCTGAAAATCGCCCAGGGCGACATCGTGTTCATTGTCGGCGAGAACGGCTGCGGCAAGACCACCCTGATCAAGCTGCTGCTGGGGCTTTATTCGCCGACCGAGGGCGAGATTCGCGTCAACGGCCAGCCGATCACCGCCCTCAACCGCGACGATTACCGGCAGCATTTCACCACGGTGTTTGCCGACTACTACCTGTTCGATGACCTGATCCAGGGTGACCAGCAGGTGCCGCAGGACGCGACCCGTTACCTCGAACGCCTGGAAATCGCGCACAAGGTCAGCGTGCGCGACGGCGCCTTCAGCACCACCGACCTGTCCACCGGCCAGCGCAAGCGCCTGGCACTGGTCAACGCCTGGCTCGAAGAGCGCCCGGTGCTGGTGTTCGATGAATGGGCGGCCGATCAGGACCCGACCTTCCGCCGGATTTTCTACACCGAGCTGTTGCCCGACCTCAAGCGCCTGGGCAAGACCATCATCGTGATCTCCCACGATGACCGTTACTTCGACGTGGCCGATCAACTGGTGCGCATGGAGGCCGGCAAGGTCAAAAGCGAACTGCAACCGGCCTGA
- a CDS encoding TonB-dependent receptor encodes MSASRFMLRPLTRALLMHGATRTRLATTGLGLALTMAVTPYVQAQEWSLNIPAQPLGQALQTLGQQTSLQVIYSPETIQNLRSGALNGRFDEDAALNALLKGTGIRHQRDGNTVTLLAPASGDALELAPTSVTGQQLTATTEGSNSYTTGGVTIGKGVHSLKETPQSVTVMTRKMLDDQNLNTIEQVMEKTPGITVYDSPMGGKYFYSRGFRMTGQYQYDGVPLDIGSSYVQADSFNSDMAIYDRVEILRGAAGMMKGAGGTAGGVNFVRKRGQDTAHTELSLSAGTWDNYRAQVDTGGPLNDAGTIRGRAVVTQQTRQYFYDVASRKDQIYYGALDFDLSPDTTLGLGIAYEDLAATPCWGGLPRYADGSDLHLKRSTCLNTSWNTQRSKRATYYADLKQQLNDDWALKVAGVYSRNTQDMEYAFPSGSVPVGATSSSTLMLGSIYDYDQVDYGLDAYVDGKFDAFGQQHELTVGANASRSRKDDFYAVAALPQRQNVLDPDHHIPKPDDSYYLANASRGGPVDTSILQYGVYSTARLKLADPLTFVLGSRVSWYKSQTDEVQYYKGDGTPNHSSSTETGQVTPFAGLLYDINDNLTAYTSYSDIFTPQGGYKTFDGSTLKPLIGQSYELGIKGEWFNGRLNSSFNLFRTIQKDAAQDDPRCEDSSCSINSGKVRAQGFEAEVSGEVIDRLQLLAGYTYTQTKILEDASPTQDGLSYNSYVPRHLLRVWGDYSLSGPLERFTVGAGVNAQSDNYRTSPTSNKNITQSGYAIWNGRIGYRIDDTWSVALNGNNLFDKRYYTTIGTEGFGNFYGDPRNFVMSVKADF; translated from the coding sequence ATGTCCGCATCCCGCTTCATGCTCCGCCCTCTGACTCGAGCCTTGCTGATGCACGGCGCCACCCGCACGCGACTGGCCACCACCGGCCTCGGCCTGGCGTTGACCATGGCCGTGACACCCTATGTACAGGCTCAGGAATGGAGCTTGAACATCCCGGCCCAGCCATTGGGCCAAGCGCTGCAAACCCTCGGTCAGCAGACCAGCCTGCAAGTCATCTACAGCCCCGAGACCATCCAGAACCTGCGCTCCGGCGCGCTCAACGGTCGCTTCGATGAAGACGCCGCGCTCAACGCCCTGCTCAAGGGCACCGGCATTCGCCATCAGCGTGACGGCAATACCGTGACCCTGCTGGCGCCGGCTTCGGGCGACGCGCTGGAGCTGGCACCGACCAGCGTGACCGGGCAGCAGCTGACAGCGACCACCGAGGGCAGCAACTCCTACACCACGGGCGGTGTGACCATTGGCAAGGGCGTGCACTCGCTCAAGGAAACCCCGCAATCGGTCACGGTAATGACCCGCAAGATGCTCGATGACCAGAACCTGAACACCATCGAACAGGTCATGGAAAAGACCCCGGGCATCACCGTTTACGATTCGCCCATGGGCGGCAAGTATTTCTATTCGCGCGGTTTCCGCATGACCGGCCAGTATCAGTACGACGGCGTGCCGCTGGACATCGGCAGCAGCTACGTACAGGCCGACAGCTTCAACAGCGACATGGCGATTTATGATCGCGTGGAAATCCTGCGCGGCGCGGCCGGCATGATGAAGGGCGCGGGCGGCACGGCCGGTGGCGTCAACTTCGTGCGCAAGCGCGGTCAGGACACTGCACACACTGAACTGTCGCTGTCCGCCGGCACCTGGGACAACTATCGCGCCCAGGTCGACACCGGCGGTCCGCTGAACGACGCCGGCACCATCCGTGGCCGGGCCGTGGTGACCCAGCAGACCCGTCAGTACTTCTATGACGTCGCCAGCCGCAAGGACCAGATCTACTACGGCGCCCTGGACTTCGACCTCAGCCCCGACACCACCCTGGGTCTGGGCATCGCCTACGAAGACCTCGCCGCCACCCCGTGCTGGGGCGGTCTGCCGCGCTACGCCGATGGCAGCGACCTGCACCTCAAGCGCTCGACCTGCCTGAACACCTCGTGGAACACCCAGCGCAGCAAACGCGCCACGTATTACGCAGACCTGAAACAACAGCTCAACGACGATTGGGCACTGAAAGTGGCCGGGGTTTATTCGCGCAACACCCAGGACATGGAATACGCCTTCCCGAGCGGTTCGGTGCCGGTCGGCGCCACCAGCTCCAGCACCCTGATGCTGGGCAGCATCTATGATTACGATCAGGTCGACTATGGCCTCGATGCCTATGTCGACGGCAAGTTCGACGCCTTCGGCCAGCAACACGAGCTGACGGTCGGTGCCAACGCCAGTCGCTCGCGCAAGGACGACTTCTACGCCGTGGCCGCCCTGCCCCAGCGCCAGAACGTGCTCGATCCTGATCACCACATTCCCAAGCCCGACGACAGCTACTACCTGGCCAACGCGTCCCGTGGCGGCCCGGTGGACACCAGCATTTTGCAATACGGCGTCTACTCCACCGCCCGCCTGAAACTCGCCGACCCGCTGACCTTCGTGCTGGGCAGCCGCGTCAGCTGGTACAAATCCCAGACTGACGAGGTGCAGTACTACAAGGGCGACGGCACGCCAAACCATTCTTCGTCCACGGAAACCGGCCAGGTCACGCCGTTCGCCGGCCTGCTGTACGACATCAACGACAACCTGACGGCGTACACCAGCTACTCGGACATCTTCACCCCGCAAGGCGGCTACAAGACCTTCGATGGCTCGACCCTCAAGCCACTGATTGGCCAGAGCTACGAGCTGGGGATCAAGGGCGAGTGGTTCAACGGTCGTCTGAACAGCTCCTTCAACCTGTTCCGCACCATCCAGAAAGACGCGGCCCAGGATGACCCTCGTTGCGAGGACAGCAGTTGCTCGATCAACTCGGGCAAAGTCCGCGCCCAGGGCTTCGAAGCGGAAGTCAGCGGTGAAGTCATTGATCGCCTGCAACTGCTGGCCGGCTACACCTACACCCAGACCAAGATCCTCGAAGACGCCAGCCCGACCCAGGATGGCCTGTCGTACAACTCCTACGTACCGCGTCATCTGCTGCGCGTATGGGGCGACTACAGCCTGAGCGGCCCGCTGGAGCGCTTCACCGTCGGTGCCGGCGTCAACGCCCAGAGCGACAACTACCGCACCTCGCCGACCAGCAACAAAAACATCACCCAGTCCGGCTATGCCATCTGGAACGGCCGCATCGGCTACCGCATCGACGACACCTGGTCGGTGGCGCTCAACGGCAACAACCTGTTCGACAAACGCTACTACACCACCATCGGCACCGAAGGCTTCGGCAACTTCTACGGTGACCCGCGCAACTTCGTGATGTCGGTGAAGGCCGACTTCTGA
- a CDS encoding alpha/beta hydrolase, which yields MSLHPDLEAFLDLAQDSQDAGLPAMHQLTPAQARDTFEQTTAQLRWDAPQDIDVLQVSTPARDGAPLALRLYRPHGASAPMPVLVYFHGGGFVVGSLDSHDGVCREFCRRTPCAVLSVGYRLAPEHRFPTALEDGEDALSWLAEHARSLNLDIARVAFGGDSAGATLATVLALQAVVQPQTVAIVPKAQLLCYPVTDASRTHDSRVLFGEGYLLENETLDWFYQHYARTPQDCLDWRFSPLLAEDLRGVAPAIVLLAGLDPLLDEGQAYVDKLREQGVSVELEHCSGLTHDLLRMASVMPDVLAVHERLSRALSLHLG from the coding sequence ATGTCGTTACACCCTGATCTGGAAGCCTTCCTCGACCTGGCCCAAGACAGCCAGGACGCGGGCCTGCCGGCGATGCACCAACTGACGCCGGCCCAGGCCCGGGACACTTTTGAACAGACCACCGCGCAACTGCGCTGGGACGCGCCGCAGGACATCGATGTGCTGCAGGTCAGCACCCCGGCCCGTGACGGCGCGCCGCTGGCCTTGCGTCTGTATCGCCCGCATGGCGCAAGCGCACCGATGCCGGTGCTGGTGTACTTCCATGGCGGCGGTTTTGTGGTGGGTAGCCTGGATTCCCACGATGGCGTCTGCCGTGAGTTCTGCCGCCGCACGCCGTGTGCGGTGTTGTCCGTCGGTTATCGGCTGGCGCCAGAGCACCGCTTCCCGACGGCCCTGGAGGATGGCGAGGACGCCTTGTCCTGGCTGGCCGAACACGCCCGCTCGCTGAACCTGGACATTGCCCGCGTCGCCTTCGGCGGCGACAGTGCCGGGGCCACACTGGCCACCGTATTGGCGCTGCAGGCGGTGGTGCAGCCGCAGACCGTGGCCATCGTGCCCAAGGCCCAGCTGCTGTGTTACCCGGTCACTGATGCGTCGCGCACCCATGATTCGCGGGTGTTGTTCGGTGAGGGTTATCTGCTGGAAAACGAAACGCTGGACTGGTTCTACCAGCACTACGCCCGCACCCCGCAAGACTGCCTGGACTGGCGCTTCTCGCCCCTGCTGGCCGAGGATCTGCGCGGCGTTGCACCTGCGATTGTGCTCCTGGCCGGCCTCGACCCGCTGCTGGACGAAGGCCAGGCCTACGTCGACAAACTGCGCGAGCAGGGCGTGAGTGTCGAACTCGAACATTGCTCGGGGCTGACCCATGACCTGCTGCGCATGGCCTCGGTGATGCCGGATGTGCTGGCCGTGCATGAACGCTTGAGCCGGGCGTTGAGTCTGCATTTGGGTTGA